In the Periophthalmus magnuspinnatus isolate fPerMag1 chromosome 4, fPerMag1.2.pri, whole genome shotgun sequence genome, one interval contains:
- the LOC117369921 gene encoding uncharacterized protein LOC117369921, with amino-acid sequence MTPTSIHPTPTKPPPNLHPTPTKPPNLAQPPPHPSPNSHPTPQPPPNLHPTPIQPPNLHPTFTQLTSNPQPPPNSHPTPQPPPNLHPTPIQPPNLHLTLHPTPIQPPNLHPTFTQIPSNLHLNLHPTPIQPPTSTQPSPNSHPTPQPPPNLHPTPIQPPNLHPTFTQLPSNPPTSTQPSPNSHPTPQPPPNLHPTPIQPPNLHPTFTQLPSNPQPPPHPSPNSPPWRASPDPP; translated from the coding sequence ATGACCCCAACCTCCATCCACCCAACTCCCACCAAACCTCCACCCAACCTCCACCCAACTCCCACCAAACCCCCCAACCTCGCCCAACCTCCACCTCACCCTTCACCCAACTCCCATCCAACCCCCCAACCTCCACCCAACCTTCACCCAACTCCCATCCAACCCCCCAACCTCCACCCAACCTTCACCCAACTCACATCCAACCCCCAACCTCCACCCAACTCCCATCCAACCCCCCAACCTCCACCCAACCTTCACCCAACTCCCATCCAACCCCCCAACCTCCACCTCACCCTTCACCCAACTCCCATCCAACCCCCCAACCTCCACCCAACCTTCACTCAAATCCCATCCAACCTCCACCTCAACCTTCACCCAACTCCCATCCAACCCCCCACCTCCACCCAACCTTCACCCAACTCCCATCCAACCCCCCAACCTCCACCCAACCTTCACCCAACTCCCATCCAACCCCCCAACCTCCACCCAACCTTCACCCAACTCCCATCCAACCCCCCAACCTCCACCCAACCTTCACCCAACTCCCATCCAACCCCCCAACCTCCACCCAACCTTCACCCAACTCCCATCCAACCCCCCAACCTCCACCCAACCTTCACCCAACTCCCATCCAACCCCCAACCTCCACCTCACCCTTCACCCAACTCCCCCCCATGGAGAGCCTCACCTGAccctccatag